The Streptomyces sp. NBC_00510 genomic interval GCCCGGTGCTGTACTTCAACCAGGTGCCCGAGCCCAAGAAGATCAAGAACCGGATCCATCTGTGTCTGCGCCCTGAGACCTCACGCGAGCAGGAGGTGGAACGGCTGCTGGGCCTCGGGGCCACCTTTGTCACCGATCAACGGAATCCTGACGGCTCTGGCTGGGCGGTCCTGGCCGACCCTGAAGGCAACGAATTCTGCGTCCTGCGCAGCGACTCAGACCGAGCCGCGATGAGTTCCTGAAGCCCACGCGCCATCCCCGCTGCTGTACGCCTCAGCCCTGGTGGCCGGCCTGCGGCGCCGTGGCCAGGGCGGCGTCCAGGAGGACCTCGGCGGCGGCCCGGGCCGCGGCGGCGGCGCCGGGGTCGCCGTCCATGCGGACCGAGATCGCGCACCCGTCGTAGAGCAGGCGCAGACGGCGGCCGAGGGTCTCCGGGTCGGGAACGCCGGCGTGCCGGGCGAGGTCGGTGAACAGGCCCCGCACCCATGCCCGGTAGTCGTTGGAGGCCTGTTCGGTGCTGCTGCCCGGCTCGGCCTCCGCGCTCGCGGCGATGAACGCGCAGCCGCGGTAGCTGGGGCCCTTGAACGACTCCGACAGCGCGTCGAAGACGCCGAGCAGCCGGTCGCGGGGGTTCTCGAAGCGTTCGAGGGCGGCGAGGAGACGGGCGGAGGTGGTGGCGTGCCGGGACTTCAGGTACGCGTGGACCAGCTCGTCCTTGCTGCCGAACGTGTTGTGGAGGGAGGCCTTGGCCACCCCGGCGCGTTCGATGATCCGGTCGATCCCGACGGTCTGCACGCCCTCGGCGTAGGAGAGCTCGTTGGCGGCGGACAGCAGACGCTCGCGCGCCGGAGCCTTGACCTCGGTGCGCGCGTCGTGCGCCCTGGTGCTGTCGGCAACCGCCGGGTCGCCCGGGTAGAAGCCCGCCTCCAGGCGCGCCTCGGATCCGCCGCCCTCGTTGTGTGCGGGGGCTCGCGCGAGACCGAGGGCCGGCCGTCGCCGGGCTGTGGTGCGCGACGCTACGTGCCGAACGGTGTGTTCCGGGACGCTGAAAATCTGCGCTCGCGAAGTGAGAAATTGGCGCAACGCACGATGAGGTTTCTCACACGCCGGGGCGGGGCCCGGTTATTAACCGTGCACAGCCGATCGCGCCATGCTACTCTCGAATAAGTTGCAGTTGTGGTTCCCAAAATAAGTGCCCTCACCGGCTCCATGCCGATGGGAGTGCTTCTTTATTCCGGTTCATTTGCTGGCGGGGCAATCATCGCGGCGACGCGGGGTCCGTACAGTACAGACTCCGGGCACTGCCCCAAAGGAGATGCACCACATGGCTACTGGCACCGTGAAGTGGTTCAACGCGGAAAAGGGTTTCGGCTTCATCGAGCAGGACGGTGGCGGCGCTGACGTGTTCGCCCACTACTCGAACATCGCCGCCCAGGGCTTCCGCGAGCTGCAGGAGGGCCAGAAGGTGAGCTTCGACATCGCGCAGGGCCAGAAGGGCCCCACGGCCGAGAACATCGTTCCCGCCTGACGCTGAGCGCACGCATCGCAGCTGGGGCCCGCACCTTGGGTGCGGGCCCCAGCCTGCTGCACATCAGGACGCACCCTGACCTGATCACGCCGTGAAGACCTCACCGGTCTCACGATTTTGAGGGTGCCGCGATCCCACCGGCAACGGACGTTCCCGTCAGACTCCGGATACACATCCGTCAGAGCTTCCCGACGCCCGTAACCCCGGTCTTTCGGACGCGGACCAGATCACCCCACCAGTTCGGCGCCTCAGCCCGCGGACATCGCCCGCCGGCCGAATTCGCCATCGCATTTGCTTGGCCCATTCTTGCGATTCTCTGTCCTGCTCATCGCAGCGGAATCCCTTGATGCGGCCGCTTCAAGGAAGGTTCTGCATGAGCCGCACACGTACGAACGACCGTTCCACACCCACGCGCACCGGAAGTTTCGGCGCCGGCAAGAACGGCAGCCGCACGGGAAGCACCGACCCGAGCCGTTCCGGCGGCCGACGCCGTCGCCCCGCCGCACCGCAGGGGGAGTTCGCCCTGCCGGACACGGCGACTCCGGCACTGCCCGCCGCCGGGGCGTTCGCCGATCTCGACATGCCCCGGCCGCTGCTGGCCGCGCTCACCGCGGAAGGCGTGACCGTGCCGTTCCCGATCCAGGCGGCGACCTTGCCCAACTCCCTCGCGGGCCGTGACGTGCTGGGCCGCGGGCGGACCGGGTCCGGCAAGACCCTCGCCTTCGGCCTCGCGCTGCTGGCCCGCACCGCCGGACAGCGCGCCGAACCCCGGCAACCACTGGCCCTGGTGCTCGTACCCACGCGGGAGTTGGCCCAGCAGGTCAGCGACGCTCTTGCCCCCTACGCCCGTTCGATGAGGCTGCGGCTGGCCACCGCGGTCGGCGGGATGCCGATCGGCCGTCAGGCCGGCGCGCTGCGCAGCGGGTCGGAGGTCCTCGTCGCGACGCCGGGCCGGCTGAGGGACCTCGTCGAGCGCGGCGACTGCCGACTGGACCGAGTCGCGGTCACCGTCCTGGACGAGGCCGACCAGATGGCCGACATGGGCTTCATGCCGCAGGTCACGGCTCTGCTGGACCAGGTGCACCCCGAGGGACAGCGCATGCTGTTCTCGGCCACCTTGGACCGCAACGTCGACCGGCTGGTCCGCCGCTACCTGCACGACCCGGTGGTCCACTCCGTGGATCCCTCCGCGGGCGCGGTCACCACGATGGAGCACCACGTGCTGCACGTGCACGCCGCCGACAAGCACCAGGCGACGACCGAGATCGCGGCGCGAGAGGGTCAGGTGATCATGTTCCTGGACACCAAGCACGCCGTCGACAAGCTGACCGAGCACCTGCTCAGAAGCGGCGTCCGCGCCGCCGCACTGCACGGCGGCAAGTCGCAGCCGCAGCGCACCCGGACCCTGGCCCAGTTCAAGACGGGGCACGTGACCGTTCTGGTGGCGACCAACGTCGCCGCGCGCGGGATCCACGTCGACAACCTCGACCTGGTCGTCAACGTGGACCCGCCCGGCGACCACAAGGACTACCTCCACAGGGGCGGCCGCACGGCCCGCGCCGGCCGGTCCGGCATCGTGGTCACGCTGGTCACGCCCAACCAGCGCCGAGACATGGCCCGTCTCATGCAGCACGCCGGAATCCGCCCGCACACCACTGAGGTCCACCCGTCCGGGGACGACCTGATCCGCATCACCGGCGCGCAGACCCCCTCGGGCATCCCGGTCGTCATCACCGCACCGTCGGCCGAACGCAAGGACGGCGCCCCCGCCTCCCGCGGCGGGCGCAGCCGTGCCACCGCTCAGGACCGCCGCACCGGCCGGGCGGCACGCCGCACGGCCCAGCGGCGGACCGCCTACGACGCGGTGGCCTAGGACCTCTTCCTGTCACGTCGCCCATCCACTTCTCCAGGAGGCACTTCTTGACCCTGGCACACGACTTGCCACGCCCTGCGGATTCCGCCCATGGAACCGTGGCCGACGCCATGGACGTGCCCGGACCGCAGGTCTGGGACGACATGACCATCGAGGTGGCCCTGTCGGTCATGGCCAGCGCCCGTACCGGGCATCTGGTCGTCTGTGACGAGGACGGCCGGTGCACGAGTCTGGTCACCCATGCCCAGCTCACTGCCGTCCGTGACGGCTACGGCTACACCGATCAGGTCCGCCTGCGGGAGGTCGCCGGTGACGGCGGGCCGTTCGCCTCGCCGATGACCAAGATGACCGAAGCACAGCACATCATGCGCCACCGGCAGCTCGCAGCCGTGCCCGTCGTCGACGAGCACGGCTGCGCCGTGGGTGTTCTCACGCGCTCACGCTGACCCGTCGCCCACCGGTCCCATCGCTTCCCACTCTTCCTGCGAGGCACCATGCGCTGCGTCATCGCCCGTTTCGCGTTCGACCTGTCCAAGACCGGGGTGGTGGCGTCGATGAAGGGCGTCAGGCCCGAGCCGGTCACCGGTGAGTCCGTGATCATCGGCCGCCGCCACTACCCCGTCATGCAAGTGGGCGAGGTCATCACCCGGCAGGACCGCCGTGACTTCACCGCCGGCGAGGTCCTCCGGGCCATGACGCGCCTCGGCTTCACCTGCCGCACCCTCCCTGCCGCAGCACCGGCGCCCGGGCTCACCCCGCTCCAGGAAGCGTCGGCCCTGCTCGGCGTCCCCACCGCCGGGTAGCGGGGGAAAAGACGACGCCCTGGCCCGACCATGGCGGCATGAGGGCTCGGCCGGCGCATGCCGGCCGAGCCCTCATCACGTGGGGCGCCCGGTGCGGCTTTCCGTGGTCTGCCGTCCGTGGACGGCAGACGGCACACCCCGGCCGTCCTCGCACTGACGCGCGCCAGGTCAACGTCTGTGGGCCCCTGCCGCGTTCGCCACCTCTATTTCACCCGCCCGGACTGGCGCCGAACTTCGTTCGTGCGCTGCCCGTGCCGGCCCACGGAGCGGGACCATGCCCGGCATGACCGGATCCGTATATCTTCGACCTCGACACACCAAAACCATTGCGAGGAAACAAGAGGTCGGCGCGGACCAGGGCCGTCAGAAGGCGTAGCAGTTCCTTCGGGGCCCTGGTGGCGGGACGGCGTCAAGGCCCCTCCACATGTTCCACTAAAGAGGTGCAATGACGGCAGCTGACTCCTTCGGCCGTATCGATGACGACGACTACCCCGCCTACACCATGGGCCGGGCCGCCGAGATGCTCGGCACCACCCCGGGCTTCCTCCGTGCCATCGGCGAGGCCCGCCTGATCACCCCGCTCCGCTCCGAAGGCGGACATCGCCGCTACTCCCGGTACCAGCTGCGCATCGCGGCCCGAGCCCGTGAACTCGTCGACCAGGGCACCCCCGTCGAGGCCGCCTGCCGCATCGTCATCCTCGAGGACCAGCTCACAGAAGCCCAGCGGATCAACGCCGAATACCGCCGCGCCGCCAGATCGACGGATCCCTCAGGCGCAGCCTGAGACGGGCTGGGCCCTGCGGCCTCCCCAGCGTGGCGAGTTCGCCCACGTCACCATGGGACGGCGCTCGGGCCCGACGGATGCTCGACCGGATGGTCCGCCGGTTCTCACCCGGGACCGGCGAGGGGGTCGGCTGGGGGCCGTGCCGACGGCGTCTCGGCCTGGGCCGCGTCGGCAAGGGCCTCGGCGGCGGCCTCTGCGGCCCGCGCGGCGTCGGCGGCGGCCTGGGCGGCCTTGTCGTCCGAGGACTTCTCCCGGGTGGCCGGCGACTGCGGCAGCACTTCGCTGAACGCGCGGGAGACACCCTCCAGTGCGGAGGTGACCTCGCTGGGGATCACCCAGAACGTGCTGCCCGCGCCTTGCGCGAGCTGGGGCAGCATCTGCATGTACTGGTACGCGAGCAGCTTGGGGTCGGGGTCGTTGCGGTGCACGGCCTGGAACACCTCGTCGATGGCCCGTGACTGGCCCTCGGCCTTGAGGATCTCAGCCGTGCGGTTGCCCTCCGCGCGCAGGACGGCGGCCTGCTTGTCGCCTTCGGCAGTCAGTATCTGCGACTGACGTTGTCCTTCGGCCCCGAGAATCACGGCCCGCTTGTCCCGCTCGGCCCGCATCTGCTTCTCCATCGCGTCCTTGATGGACTGCGGCGGGTCGATGGCCTTGATCTCCACCCGGTTGACCCTCAGCCCCCATTTGCCGGTGGCCTCGTCCAGCACACCGCGGAGCTGGCTGTTGATGGTGTCGCGCGAGGTGAGGACCTTCTCCAGGTCCATGGACCCGACGACGTTGCGCAAGGTGGTGACGGTGAGCTGCTCGACCGCCTGGAGGTAGTTGGCGATCTCATAGGCGGCCGCCCGCGGGTCGGTGACCTGGAAGTACAGGACGGTGTCGATCTCCACGACCAGGTTGTCCTCGGTGATCACCGGTTGTGGTCTGAAGGAGACGACCTGTTCTCGCAGGTCGATCACCGGATAGACACGGTCGATGTAGGGGATGACGACGTTGAGGCCGGGTTTCAGGGTGCGGTGGTAACGGCCGAGCCGTTCGACATTGCGAGCACGTGCCTGGGGCACGATGCGTACCGCCCGCAGCACGGTGAAGACGACGAAGAGCGCGACGATCACTCCAGCGACGAGGAGCCCCGATTCCATGGTTCACTCCTGGGGGTAGACGAGTGCGGTGGCGCCGCTGATCTCGATGACGTCGACGGTCGTTCCGGGAGGGATCACCAGCGTCTCGTCATAGGCTCGGGCCGTCCATTCCTCGCCGCCTATGCGGACCCTGCCGCCCATGCCCGTGACCTCCGAGACGACATAGGCGCTCCTGCCGACCAGCGCCTCTACGCCGAACCGCTCCGCCTGGGGCCGGCGCACGTGGCGCAGCACGACGGGACGGATGAACAGAACGGTGCTCGCAGCAACGACGGTGAACACCACGAACTGCAAGGGCAGCGGAAGCCCGACTGCCGCGGATCCCGCCGTGACCAACGCAGCCCCACCCAGTAGCCCCAGCGCGGCAGTGAGCGTGAAGAGCTCCGCCACGGCCAGCCCTGCCGCGGCGATGAGCCAGATCAGCCACGGGTCCATGGCCCCTCCTGCCGCGTGCGGTAGGTGAATGGCCGGCCGACGCGCCCCTTCGGTCGGCGACCAGGTTCCCCCTTAGGTGGCCTACCCGTACCAGATGCCGGAAATCAAAGCTTCAGCCGGAATGAGGGGAAACGCCGAGGTGGACGAGCAGCGCACGCCGTCGCAGCCACCACATGCCCTGGACGTGTGGAGTGGGGCGCCGCTGTTCGTCACGGACGGCGTCGACGATCAGCACCTCGCCCGTCAGCCGGTACCGCGGTTCAGCGGTTCCCTCACGGCCGCGCTCGGCTGAACGGCTCGCCGGACGCCCCATGGCTCCCCGCCGGGCCGGGCGCCGGCGCGAGAGGATTCCCGCATGCCGCACATGACAGCCGAAGAGGCCGCCGACTGCCTCGGCATCGCCGACGAGCACCTCGCCACGTTCGTCGCCATCGTGGACGCACTGCGCACCCCCGACGCCCGGCGGGCCGAGATCGAGCGGCTGCGCGCCGAGCTCGAAGCCGTTGACGAGGTGCTGCGCGACGCGGGGATCGAACATCCGACGGGCGCCCTGGGCGTCCACGACCTGCACAGCATGCGCGACATCGCCCGCGAGGACGCCCGGGCAGCACGAATCGTCGCCGCCCTCGACGAGTACGACGCGGCTTCGGCGTGACGGGCGGGAATAGCGTGGCGCACACGGGCAGGCGCAGTGCCGAGGTCCACGCGCACCACGGAGCCGCCGGTGTCCGAGGGCGGCACCACGGTCACCCGGTGCTCCGCCCCTCCAGCGTGCCCCTCCGTCCGGTCGACCGCATCCTGGTGAGGCAGCTCCGCGCAGATGACGCGGGGCGCGGGCCTCAGCCGGGCCCGCGCCGACCGGTCGGCGTCACCCGCGCCCCAGTCCTCCAGGGGTGTGTGACATGCCGTGCTCCTGGGCGCGAGCGCCAGCGGGACGCGTTGTTGCCGCGGCGAGCGCGAGCGCCACGCCGATCACTCCGACGATCACGTTGTTCGTGATGGTGCGCCACGTACTGACATCTCCGGCGATGCACCAGGGCGAGATGATCGTCCACAGGGCGATGATCGCCGCAGCCCAGGCCTTGGAGTGGGTGCGCTCGAAGCCTCGCCCCACCCCGCCCATGAGCAGGGCGTACGCGATACCGGCGATGAGGTTGTTGACGGCGATCGTCGACAGCGCGTTGAAGCCCAACAGCGCGTTGAAACCCACGATCCACGGTGAAGCGGCCAGATAGAAGCCCGTGAGCAGAGCCATGGCCCTTATGGCCTGACCGCGATGAGTCGCGGTCGCACGCTCGTAATCGGCGCGAAGTTCCAGCAGATCGGGGTGCTGCTCGATGCCGGGTTGTGTGCGCGACATACGGACCATCTCCCGCCATTTTGGTCATTCCACATATCCCCCTACCCGGCCTCATGCATTCGAGTCCGGATCGGGTCCGACCAGGCAGGACGGGGGCGCGGTCGGCGGGGGGGCGTCGGCGGCGGTGACGCGGGAGAGCTCGGCGGCGCACACGCCCCGAGAGCGATGAATGCTTTCAATGACAGTGCTGATGGCCCCGGGCGAAACGAGCGGGAACCGCGGACGGCCGGCCCGCACCGCCGAGCGGGTGGGTCAGTCCTGGTGCGTGTGGGGTCCGTCCATGCCGCCGAGGACACTCGCGGAGGCGAGCAGGCGCTCACGCAGCCAGAGGTGTGCGGGGTTGGTGGTGTGACGGGGATGCCAGTACATCCTCTCGTGGATGTCGGGCAGGGCGACGGGCGGTGGCAGGAAGCGGATGTCGGTTGTCGCGGCGGCGAGTTGGCGTGCCGCCCGCTCGAGGACCAGGCTGGCCAGGGACGTACCCCGGATCAAGAAGGGGACGAGGAGGAAACTCTCCACCGTGAACTCGATCCGGCGTGGGGTGCCGAGCCGGGCGAGGTGCTGGTCGGCCAGGTTGAGTTGCCGGTCCGGCCCGATGCTGTACACGAGGTGCGGAAGACGGAGATATTCGTCGATCGTTATTCGCTGCGCCGAACCGGCCGGATTCGCGGCGTCCACCGCGCACAGCCACTGGTCGCCGAACAACGGATACGACGGGAATCCGGTGTCGCCCATCAGTTCTTTCGGTTCGATGATGAGGTCGGCCACATCGGAGTCGAGCAATTGCCGCGCATCTCTCGATCGGGGAAGGACGTGGATCGTCACCCCCGGGGCCTCGGCGGCCACCGCCTGGACAAAGGGGCTCAGCAATACCAGCGTCGCGTAGTCGGACGCGCTGATGGAGAAGCTCCGCACATCCGTGGCCGGGTCGAATTCGGAACGCTGCGCTATGGTCCGCTCGACCAGGTCGAGGATCTCCCGTACGGGTCGCACCAGCCGCTCGGCCTCCGCCGTGAGCGCGAGTTCCCTGCCCTGCCGCACCAGGAGCGGGTCACCGAACAGCTTCCTGAGGCGGGCGAGTGACGAGCTGGTCGCGGGCTGACTGAGGCCCAGACGCCGCCCCGCGCGGCTGACGTTGCGCTCGGACAGCAGGGCGTCCAGCGCCACGAGCAGATTCAGATCGACGTTCCGCAGGTTCATCATCCCTGACCAGTCCATATATTCGCGGCGCGAATACCGTGAATTCAACATATCCATTTGACGGGTGTGTTGCGCAGATCATAGCGTCCCGGTCGAGCGGTGCGGCCCGGACGGCCGAAACTGCGTCAGGTTTCCCCTCCTGGGCGGTGGCACTCGCGCCGTCGCCGGTTTGGAGAGATCGGATGATGGAATCAGGAAATACCGGCGGCGGCCTGTGCGGTAAAGACACCGTGCGGCTCGACGCCGCGCCGCGGCCGCCGGAAAAGACGGCGGATGCCGATGCCTTCCGCTCGGCCATGCGCCGAGTGGTCGGCGGATTGGCCGTGGTGACCACCCGTCATGACGGCCGCGCCTGGGGAATGACCGTCAGCGCGTTCGCGTCGGTCTGTCTGGAGCCGCCGACGGTGCTGGTGTGCGTCAACGAGCGCACGGTCACCGCTGCGGACATCCACCGCGAGAGCCGTTTCGCGGTCAACCTGCTCAGCCTGGACCAAGTCCCCGTGTCACAGCTGTGCTCACGCCAGGGAACCGTGAAATTCGTCGACGACCACGTCCTCGCGGGCAGCGAGCTGCCGGCCGAGGTGAATTCGCCGGTGCTGCGGGATTCGCTGGTGACCTTCGACTGCGAGACGGCCGAGGCACGGCCCGTGGGCAGCCACCTCGTCGTCATCGGCACCGTGCGGGCCGTCATCGCGCCCGGCCTCCGCTCCCCCCTGCTGTTCGGGCAGGGACGCTACCAACGCGGCGTGGACATGGAGGCGGTTCCGGCGATGACGGAGGCGGTGGCATGACGCCGACCGGTCTGCCCGCCCGCCTGTACGGGGCCGCCACCTTCCACCGTCACATGAACGACACCACCACGGGAGACACGCCATGAGGACCGGCAAGGAATACCTGGAGTCGCTGCGCGACGGCCGCAAGGTCTACGTCGGAGGCGAACTCGTCGAGGACGTCACCACGCACCCCAAGACCCGCGGATACGCCCAGGCGATCGCCGAGTACTACGACCTGCACCTGGACCCCGAGCACCAGGAGACCACCACCTTCATCGACGGGAACGGCAAGCGCCAGTCGATGCACTGGTTCCTGCCGCGGTCGAAGGAGGACGCCGTCCGCCGCCGCAAGTACGCCGAGTTCCTGTTCCGGCACTTCAAGGGCGGCATCTTCACCCGCCCGCCGGCCGGTATGAACGTCGTCATGTTCACCCAGGTCGACGACCAGCAGCCGTGGGCCGAGAACTCCCGCTTCACCGGACCCCGCCGCGACCTTTCGGGCAACATCCAGCGCCAGTGGGAAGAGGTCACCTCCAAGGACCTCGCGATCTCGCCCATGTTCGTCGACGTGCAGTTCGACCGCGGCCGCGACGACGCGCTGGCCGAGACCCCCATGCTGCGCATCATGGAGGAGAACGACGAGGGCATCGTCGTCCGTGGCTGGAAGGCCATCGGCACCTCGCTCCCCTTCGTCAACAACCTCCTGATCGGCAACCTGTGGCGGCCCGGCCAGACGCCCGAGCAGACCATCTACGCGATGGTGCCGCTGGCCACTCCGGGCGTGACCGTGGTGGCCAGGGAATCGCGGGCCCAGCCCGACGCCGACCCCTACGACCGTCCGCTGGCGACCATCGGCGACGAGCTCGACGGGATGGTCTACTTCGACGACGTGCTGATCCCCTGGGCACAGGTCCAGCACATCGGCAACCCCGACCACGCCAAGTGGTACCCGCAGCGGCAGTTCGACTGGGTGCACCTGGAGACCCAGATCCGGCAGTGCACGCACGCCGAACTCATGGTCGGCCTCGCGCTGCTCATCACCCAGGCCCTGGGCACCAGCCGCCAGCCCGTGGTGCAGTCGCAGCTCGCCGAACTGATCCGGTTCCGCGAGACCTGCCGCGCGTTCATGCTCGCGGCCGAGGAGACCGGTTTTGAGACCCCGGGCGGGCTGTACAAGCCGAACAACATCTACATCGACTTCGGCCGGGCCCACTACCTCGAGAACCAGCACGACATGGTCAACAAGCTGATCGACTTCTGCGGCCGCGGCGTGGTCATCCAGCCGACCAAGCGCGAGCTGGACGACCCCTACATCGGCCCCAAGCTGGAGGAGGCGCTGCGTGGTGCCGAGATCAGCGCCCGGGACCGGATCAAGATCTTCCGGCAGATCAGCGAGCGCTTCCTCACCGAGTGGGGCACGCGCCACGAGATGTTCGAGAAGTTCAACGGCACGCCGCTCTACCTGATCAACATGCTCACCATGCAGCGCACCGAGTACCAGGTCGACGGGCCGCTCACCCAGCTCGCCCGCGACGTGCTGGGCTTCGGCGACACCTCCGAGCTGGGCCGGCGGGCGCAGGAGGCGGAGAAGGCCTCGCACTACGCCGGCGTGCGCTTCCAGCCCGGGTACGCCCGTGGCCAGGACGTCCACGAGGGCTACATCGGCCCTCGGCCGGAGGAGGCGGCCGATCGGCCGTGACGATGCCTCCCCCGGCCGTCCTGCGGCCCGGGGCCCGAGGGTCCTGGGCCGCAGGACGGCCCCGGCGGCGGGGGGTGTCCCCCGCCGTTCCCGGCATCCGTCATCCCACCGCCAGCAGATGGGCGGGGGCGATGCGTGACTGGGCGCGGACCGGGAGGGCGAGGGCGGCGCAGACGAGGACCACGGCGGCGAGGGTGGCGAGGAGCGCCGCGCCGCCGACGGCCGGGAGGCGTCCGTCCAGGGTGCCCCAGCCGATCGCGAGGACCGTCCCGAGCCCGGTGACCGCGCCGGTGAGGCCGCCCAGGAGGGCGAGCAGGGCACCTTCGTAGTAGCTGAGCAGGGCGAGTTCACGGGTCGTCCAGCCGGTGGCGCGCAGGACGGCGAGGTCGGCGGCCCGTTCGCGCATGGACAGCACCAGGACGTCCACGGCGCCGGCGGCTCCCAGGAGCAGCGACAGGGCGACGCTCAGGTAGTCCGCGGTACGGGCCTGTGCGACGACGGCGTTGCCCAGCAGTGAGCCGGCCACCTCGCCGCGGAAGCCCAGGGTGAGGGCGAGCAGGACGGTGAAGGCCGCCACCGCCAGGGCCAGTCCCGCCGCGCCGAGCGCGGTACGGCCGCGTACCCGCAGCAGGTTGCGTACGGCCAGTCCGAGGACCGAACGGACGGGCGCCGCGCGGCCGGTGGCGGTCACCGGGGGCGTGATCGCGTCCAGGGGCTTCAGCCGGGTGGCGCGCCAGGCCGGGAACAGCCCGGCGGTGACCGCGAGCAGCAGCGAAACGGGCAGCACGAGGGCCGCCTTGGTCCCCGCGTCGGGCAGCTTCAGCAGCAGGCCCAGGACGTAGGCGAGCACGGCGCCCGCGGCGCCCGCGCCGAGGCCGATGGCCACGAGTTCGCCGAGGATGAGCCGGAGGATCTCCGGCGGGCTCCAGCCCAGGCAGCGCAGGGTGCCGATCTCGGTGCGGCGTGATCGCACGGAGGCCAGGGCGGCCTGGGCGAGGAAGAGCGCGCAGACGACGAGGACCAGCACGAACAGCACGGCGCTCTTGGCGTCGACGGCCTTGAGGATGCGCAGGGCCACGCCCTTGGCGGTCCAGTTCTCGACGACGTCGACGCCGGGCAGCGCGATGGTCTGCGGTGCCGGTGAGCTGCCGATGGTGATGTCCACCTGGAGACCGGGGTACGCGGCGCGGATGCGGCCCGCGACCGCGTTGACCCGTGCCTGTGAGGCGGGGTCGACGCCGGTGACGCCGGCGACCCGGATGCGGATGGCGCTGATGGGGGCCTTGTCCTGCGGGGTCGGCTGCCGGCGGCTCTTGGTGAGGACGGGGAGCGCGTCCAGGGAGGTGAGCATGGTGGGCGGTGCGGCGAGGTAGCCGCCGAGATTGCGGTCCGGACGCAGCGGCCGGTTGCGCAGCGCCGTCCGCCCGGCCTCGTCGGCGCCGGTGACCTGGGGCGAGCGGTAGGTCTCCAGCGGCACCTCGGACAGCGAGGAGAAGCCGGGCAGCTCGGTGGCGTCGTAGCGGCCGACCGGGGTCAGGTACGGGATCGGCGTCCTGCCGTAGTCCTCGTGCGCACAGGTCCGGGTGCCCCAGCAGGCGGTTCCGGGGTGGCTGACGACCTCGCGGAACTGGGTGCCGGTGTTCTCCTCGGGCACGAACTCCACGAACTGGCGGTCCGCGTTGGTGCGCCACACCTCCGGGGACTGGTCGGCGCGGGCGCGCGGGGCAAGGCCCGCCCCGGCGCGGCGGTAGCCGACGGGGCCGACCGTCCAGTAGCTGTCGACCAGGGGGGCGAAGAGGGACTTCCCGGGAAAGCCCCGCTCCAGGTCGGCGCTGACGCGTCCCACCGGTGTTCCGCGCAGGTCGTCGACGAAGTCGTGGGCGGCGGGGCTGCCCAGCTTCGCCCGCAGGGCCGCGGGATCGCCCGCGTCCAGCCGTTCCACGGTGGCGTTCACCGTGCCGGAGGTGAGGGTCTGGTCGCTGAGCACGGCCGGGATCGTCCAGTAGGGCTCGTTCGACCAGTTCTCCTTGCGGCCCCAGACGGGCTTGTCCCGGTCGTTGAGCATACGGCCGGAGGTGATGGCGTGTGCCAGGCCCACCAGCCGGTCCTCGGCGGCGGGGTCCACCGCCGACAGGAGCACCGGGTAGGAGA includes:
- a CDS encoding ABC transporter permease, whose protein sequence is MIWSQLRRHRARALALAAGILVAATSFTLLTSTVTTSQARTTETVRENARSAYDVLVRPHASQTAVERDDGLVEANFLSGIFGGIGLGQYDRIKKMPGIEVAAPVANVGYLMVSGTLKVDVSSFLDGTAPSQILRIKPTLTAGLGRYRTADQYVYLSRNPIEPSKTFSDSTFPGLVEEHADHRTYPVCWYYNYNKTDTHIEHTDDGGFGPLKPSLLREDRREESPFDPDMNSWLTCRSGQDKAIAEIPVSYPVLLSAVDPAAEDRLVGLAHAITSGRMLNDRDKPVWGRKENWSNEPYWTIPAVLSDQTLTSGTVNATVERLDAGDPAALRAKLGSPAAHDFVDDLRGTPVGRVSADLERGFPGKSLFAPLVDSYWTVGPVGYRRAGAGLAPRARADQSPEVWRTNADRQFVEFVPEENTGTQFREVVSHPGTACWGTRTCAHEDYGRTPIPYLTPVGRYDATELPGFSSLSEVPLETYRSPQVTGADEAGRTALRNRPLRPDRNLGGYLAAPPTMLTSLDALPVLTKSRRQPTPQDKAPISAIRIRVAGVTGVDPASQARVNAVAGRIRAAYPGLQVDITIGSSPAPQTIALPGVDVVENWTAKGVALRILKAVDAKSAVLFVLVLVVCALFLAQAALASVRSRRTEIGTLRCLGWSPPEILRLILGELVAIGLGAGAAGAVLAYVLGLLLKLPDAGTKAALVLPVSLLLAVTAGLFPAWRATRLKPLDAITPPVTATGRAAPVRSVLGLAVRNLLRVRGRTALGAAGLALAVAAFTVLLALTLGFRGEVAGSLLGNAVVAQARTADYLSVALSLLLGAAGAVDVLVLSMRERAADLAVLRATGWTTRELALLSYYEGALLALLGGLTGAVTGLGTVLAIGWGTLDGRLPAVGGAALLATLAAVVLVCAALALPVRAQSRIAPAHLLAVG
- a CDS encoding 2,4,6-trichlorophenol monooxygenase, coding for MRTGKEYLESLRDGRKVYVGGELVEDVTTHPKTRGYAQAIAEYYDLHLDPEHQETTTFIDGNGKRQSMHWFLPRSKEDAVRRRKYAEFLFRHFKGGIFTRPPAGMNVVMFTQVDDQQPWAENSRFTGPRRDLSGNIQRQWEEVTSKDLAISPMFVDVQFDRGRDDALAETPMLRIMEENDEGIVVRGWKAIGTSLPFVNNLLIGNLWRPGQTPEQTIYAMVPLATPGVTVVARESRAQPDADPYDRPLATIGDELDGMVYFDDVLIPWAQVQHIGNPDHAKWYPQRQFDWVHLETQIRQCTHAELMVGLALLITQALGTSRQPVVQSQLAELIRFRETCRAFMLAAEETGFETPGGLYKPNNIYIDFGRAHYLENQHDMVNKLIDFCGRGVVIQPTKRELDDPYIGPKLEEALRGAEISARDRIKIFRQISERFLTEWGTRHEMFEKFNGTPLYLINMLTMQRTEYQVDGPLTQLARDVLGFGDTSELGRRAQEAEKASHYAGVRFQPGYARGQDVHEGYIGPRPEEAADRP
- a CDS encoding LysR family transcriptional regulator — its product is MDMLNSRYSRREYMDWSGMMNLRNVDLNLLVALDALLSERNVSRAGRRLGLSQPATSSSLARLRKLFGDPLLVRQGRELALTAEAERLVRPVREILDLVERTIAQRSEFDPATDVRSFSISASDYATLVLLSPFVQAVAAEAPGVTIHVLPRSRDARQLLDSDVADLIIEPKELMGDTGFPSYPLFGDQWLCAVDAANPAGSAQRITIDEYLRLPHLVYSIGPDRQLNLADQHLARLGTPRRIEFTVESFLLVPFLIRGTSLASLVLERAARQLAAATTDIRFLPPPVALPDIHERMYWHPRHTTNPAHLWLRERLLASASVLGGMDGPHTHQD
- a CDS encoding SPW repeat protein, producing the protein MVRMSRTQPGIEQHPDLLELRADYERATATHRGQAIRAMALLTGFYLAASPWIVGFNALLGFNALSTIAVNNLIAGIAYALLMGGVGRGFERTHSKAWAAAIIALWTIISPWCIAGDVSTWRTITNNVIVGVIGVALALAAATTRPAGARAQEHGMSHTPGGLGRG
- a CDS encoding flavin reductase family protein; protein product: MMESGNTGGGLCGKDTVRLDAAPRPPEKTADADAFRSAMRRVVGGLAVVTTRHDGRAWGMTVSAFASVCLEPPTVLVCVNERTVTAADIHRESRFAVNLLSLDQVPVSQLCSRQGTVKFVDDHVLAGSELPAEVNSPVLRDSLVTFDCETAEARPVGSHLVVIGTVRAVIAPGLRSPLLFGQGRYQRGVDMEAVPAMTEAVA